One Glaciihabitans arcticus DNA window includes the following coding sequences:
- a CDS encoding GNAT family N-acetyltransferase, with protein MLHEPDAQRYVLRIDNQIAAVADYRVNGSGISFNHTYTAPPLRGHGYAADIVEFAMNDVEATSDRHVVPMCWYVAEWFDKHPERAGLLTR; from the coding sequence ATGCTTCATGAACCGGATGCCCAGCGCTACGTCCTTCGCATTGACAACCAGATAGCGGCCGTCGCCGACTACCGCGTCAACGGCTCCGGCATATCGTTCAACCACACCTACACCGCCCCGCCCCTGCGCGGTCACGGCTACGCGGCGGACATCGTCGAGTTTGCGATGAACGACGTCGAAGCGACGTCGGACCGCCACGTCGTTCCGATGTGCTGGTACGTCGCCGAATGGTTCGACAAGCACCCCGAGCGCGCCGGTCTGCTGACGCGCTGA